Proteins encoded by one window of Martelella endophytica:
- a CDS encoding acyloxyacyl hydrolase: MIAGIAYRSLAACVAVAAFATVASAADTTETTSAPTRRHIIDEARFEVSGSLGTKSDFESGVFLTPSLFFDPFGSEGRQGFDKAFHPRLFLSANLSVAGEADQLMGGFSWKFPLLGPTFVDLGVGGALTDASLKDGGDRGPGVGSHLLFHEYLTFGVNLDERWSLTTTIRHSSNADFASPNSGLTYGGIGVGRKF, encoded by the coding sequence ATGATAGCAGGCATTGCATACAGAAGCCTTGCGGCCTGCGTGGCCGTAGCGGCGTTCGCCACGGTCGCGTCTGCGGCCGATACCACCGAGACAACCTCCGCCCCGACGCGACGGCATATCATTGATGAAGCGCGGTTCGAGGTGTCGGGATCGCTCGGTACCAAGTCCGATTTCGAAAGCGGCGTGTTCCTGACGCCCAGCCTGTTCTTCGATCCGTTCGGCAGCGAGGGCCGCCAGGGTTTCGACAAGGCCTTCCATCCACGCCTGTTCCTCAGTGCCAACCTCTCGGTGGCCGGCGAGGCCGATCAGCTCATGGGTGGCTTCAGCTGGAAATTCCCGCTCCTCGGGCCGACCTTCGTCGATCTCGGCGTCGGCGGCGCGCTCACCGATGCAAGCCTTAAGGACGGCGGCGACCGCGGTCCCGGCGTCGGCTCGCACCTGCTCTTCCACGAGTACCTGACCTTCGGCGTCAATCTTGACGAACGCTGGAGCCTGACGACCACCATCAGGCACTCGTCAAACGCCGACTTCGCCTCCCCCAACAGCGGCCTCACCTACGGTGGCATTGGCGTCGGCCGCAAGTTCTGA
- the purQ gene encoding phosphoribosylformylglycinamidine synthase subunit PurQ, whose protein sequence is MKTALLQLPGLNRDRDMFAAISQISGQDPVTVWQTETTLPDVDLIVIPGGFSYGDYLRCGAIAARMPVMRAVAEKAAAGVRVIGVCNGFQILLEAGLLPGALMRNASLKFVCREVKLQVTNNRTAFSSLYRENEIIRCPVAHHDGNYFADAETLASIEGKGQVVFRYADGTNPNGSVNDIAGIVNEAGNVLGMMPHPENLIEPAHGGTDGRRLFESALEIAGVA, encoded by the coding sequence ATGAAAACCGCCCTCCTCCAGCTTCCCGGCCTCAACCGCGACCGCGACATGTTTGCCGCGATCAGCCAGATCTCTGGCCAGGACCCGGTCACCGTCTGGCAGACCGAAACGACGTTGCCGGATGTCGACCTGATCGTCATCCCGGGCGGTTTTTCCTATGGTGACTACCTGCGCTGCGGCGCGATTGCCGCCCGCATGCCGGTGATGCGCGCTGTCGCCGAAAAGGCCGCTGCCGGCGTTCGCGTCATCGGGGTCTGCAACGGCTTCCAGATCCTGCTCGAGGCCGGACTTCTGCCCGGCGCGCTGATGCGCAATGCCTCGCTGAAGTTCGTCTGCCGCGAAGTGAAGCTTCAGGTCACCAATAACCGCACCGCTTTCTCGAGCCTCTATCGCGAAAACGAGATCATCCGCTGCCCGGTCGCACACCACGATGGCAACTATTTCGCTGATGCCGAAACCCTCGCATCGATCGAAGGCAAGGGCCAGGTCGTGTTCCGCTATGCGGACGGCACCAATCCGAACGGCTCGGTCAACGACATTGCCGGCATCGTCAATGAAGCCGGCAACGTGCTCGGCATGATGCCGCATCCGGAAAACCTGATCGAACCGGCCCATGGCGGAACCGATGGCCGGCGGCTGTTCGAATCGGCGCTCGAAATCGCAGGCGTCGCCTGA
- a CDS encoding phosphoribosylaminoimidazolesuccinocarboxamide synthase: MNRRRRVYEGKGKILYEGPEPGTLIQFFKDDGAAQPGADADVVDGKGVLNNRISEYVFGHLNAIGIPTHFIRRLNMREQLVREVEMIPLIVTVRNVAAGSLSRRLGIEEGAPLPRSIVEFSLNSDELDNPLVTEEHITAFGWAAPPELDDMMALAIRINDFLTGLFLGAGMQLVDFRFECGRLYEGDMMRIILADEISPDSCRLLDLPTHERLNFDSGNGERGSLAGGYSEVARRLGIINENEPARAAGPVLVK, from the coding sequence ATGAACCGTCGTCGCCGGGTTTACGAAGGCAAGGGCAAGATCCTCTATGAAGGGCCCGAGCCGGGAACCCTGATCCAGTTCTTCAAGGACGATGGCGCAGCGCAACCCGGAGCCGATGCCGACGTGGTCGACGGCAAGGGCGTGCTCAACAACCGGATTTCCGAATATGTGTTCGGCCATCTGAACGCCATCGGCATTCCCACGCATTTCATCCGCCGGCTGAACATGCGCGAGCAGCTTGTGCGCGAGGTCGAGATGATCCCGCTGATCGTCACGGTCCGCAATGTCGCCGCCGGTTCGCTGTCGCGCCGCCTCGGCATCGAGGAAGGTGCGCCGCTGCCGCGCTCGATCGTCGAATTCAGCCTGAACTCGGATGAACTCGACAATCCGCTGGTGACCGAAGAGCACATCACCGCCTTCGGCTGGGCAGCCCCGCCGGAACTTGACGACATGATGGCGCTCGCCATCCGCATCAACGACTTCCTGACCGGCCTGTTTCTCGGCGCCGGCATGCAGCTCGTCGATTTCCGTTTCGAGTGCGGCAGGCTTTACGAAGGCGATATGATGCGCATCATCCTCGCCGACGAGATCTCGCCCGACTCCTGTCGCCTGCTCGACCTGCCGACGCACGAGCGTCTGAACTTCGACAGCGGGAATGGCGAGCGCGGTTCGCTGGCCGGCGGTTATTCCGAAGTCGCCCGTCGCCTCGGCATCATCAATGAAAACGAGCCCGCCCGCGCCGCGGGACCGGTCCTGGTCAAATAG
- the purS gene encoding phosphoribosylformylglycinamidine synthase subunit PurS produces the protein MINARVIVTLKNGVLDPQGKAIEGALHGLGFAGLSSARQGKVFDLVLDTDDREKAEADAAAMCEKLLANMVIENYVIELQ, from the coding sequence GTGATTAACGCACGTGTCATCGTCACCCTGAAGAACGGCGTCCTCGATCCGCAGGGCAAGGCCATCGAAGGCGCGCTGCATGGCCTCGGCTTCGCCGGCCTTTCCAGCGCCCGCCAGGGCAAGGTTTTCGACCTCGTGCTCGACACCGACGATCGCGAGAAGGCCGAGGCCGATGCTGCCGCCATGTGCGAGAAGCTTCTGGCCAACATGGTCATCGAAAACTATGTGATCGAACTGCAGTGA